A stretch of Gambusia affinis linkage group LG10, SWU_Gaff_1.0, whole genome shotgun sequence DNA encodes these proteins:
- the LOC122838850 gene encoding N-acetyllactosaminide beta-1,3-N-acetylglucosaminyltransferase 3-like, with protein sequence MRKIKTRIFLVVGVFGLLAFHFFRYSDHQKTFQKNTAENNKQKKTLGKNISYGHSWEKCQQNLTAANISGFSDLPQNIKDFLFYRHCRHFPMLLDLPDKCGGAEKSGDVFLLLVIKSSPANYERREVLRKTWGKERLYNGMLIRRIFISGVSGDGYEKERLNNLLKLEQKEHRDVLQWDFSDTFYNLTLKQILFLEWMERNCPNARFLLNGDDDVFAHTNNMVVYLQSLKGNNGSSHLFTGHLIQNVGPIRATQSKYFIPVQVQKSDSYPPYCGGGGFLLSGYTAMLIYRMSKSIQILPIDDVYMGMCLAKAGLGPSSHMGVKTAGLHIPFNKIDKLSPCFYKDVLLVHRFLPAQMYLMWHSTQNPKLKCNDA encoded by the coding sequence ATGAGAAAAATCAAGACAAGAATTTTCTTAGTTGTTGGAGTCTTTGGCCTGCTGGCTTTCCATTTCTTTAGGTACTCTGATCATCAGAAAACTTTCCAGAAGAACACTGCCGagaataacaaacaaaaaaagacactcGGCAAAAACATCTCTTACGGACACTCTTGGGAAAAATGCCAGCAAAATCTGACTGCAGCCAACATCTCAGGGTTCTCAGATCTTCCTCAGAATATCAAAGACTTTCTCTTCTATCGTCACTGTCGACATTTCCCCATGCTTCTGGATCTCCCTGATAAATGTGGAGGAGCTGAGAAATCGGGAGACGTCTTCCTTCTGCTGGTCATCAAGAGCTCCCCGGCCAACTACGAACGGCGGGAGGTGCTACGGAAAACATGGGGTAAAGAGAGGTTATACAATGGCATGTTGATTCGAAGGATCTTCATTTCCGGAGTTTCAGGTGACGgttatgaaaaagaaagactgaACAATCTCCTGAAGCTGGAGCAAAAGGAGCACAGAGATGTCCTCCAGTGGGACTTCAGTGACACGTTTTACAACCTCACTTTGAAGCAAATACTGTTCCTGGAATGGATGGAGAGAAACTGTCCGAATGCTCGCTTCCTCCTGAATGGGGACGACGATGTGTTTGCCCACACAAACAACATGGTTGTGTATCTGCAAAGCCTCAAGGGAAATAACGGGAGCAGCCACCTCTTCACTGGTCATCTGATCCAGAATGTGGGGCCCATCAGAGCGACAcagagcaaatattttatcCCAGTTCAGGTTCAGAAATCAGACTCATACCCTCCGTATTGTGGCGGAGGGGGCTTCCTTCTGTCAGGATACACAGCAATGCTTATATACCGCATGTCCAAATCCATACAGATTCTTCCCATCGATGATGTTTACATGGGGATGTGTCTGGCCAAAGCCGGACTTGGCCCGTCCTCACACATGGGTGTGAAGACAGCGGGGCTGCACATTCCCTTCAACAAAATAGACAAATTGAGTCCGTGCTTCTATAAAGACGTTTTGCTGGTGCACAGATTCCTCCCAGCTCAGATGTACTTGATGTGGCACAGCACACAGAACccaaaactaaaatgtaatgACGCTTAG